A part of Solicola gregarius genomic DNA contains:
- a CDS encoding sulfotransferase family protein: MRRGTELGRRGLLRASEALAAPTAFARLEPTFLIVGAQRCGTTSMFKTLIQHPDIVRPFLRKGIHYFDKNYDRPENWYRGHFPLRAAATARHRGRTAQTGESSPYYMFHPHAADRIAGDLPDARLIMLLRDPVERAYSAHAHELARGFETLDFEAAIAEEPSRLDGEWARMANDASYDSRTLQHNAYLARGRYIEQIERVATAVGRERLLVVDSGDFFATPEPVFEEVREFLGLGPANGIRFERHNSRPRSTMDEHLRAELRRSFETWDARLAEWWGRTPSWRR; the protein is encoded by the coding sequence ATGAGACGGGGCACGGAGCTCGGGCGGCGCGGACTTCTTCGGGCATCCGAGGCTCTGGCCGCGCCGACGGCCTTCGCGCGACTCGAGCCGACCTTCCTGATCGTCGGCGCTCAGCGTTGTGGCACGACCTCGATGTTCAAGACGCTGATCCAGCATCCCGACATCGTCCGTCCGTTCCTCCGTAAGGGAATCCACTACTTCGACAAGAACTACGATCGGCCGGAGAACTGGTATCGCGGGCACTTTCCGCTCCGCGCCGCAGCGACCGCACGGCATCGCGGGCGCACCGCGCAGACCGGCGAGTCGAGCCCGTACTACATGTTCCACCCCCATGCGGCGGATCGCATCGCCGGCGACCTACCGGACGCACGATTGATCATGCTGTTGCGCGACCCGGTCGAGCGCGCGTACTCCGCGCACGCGCACGAGCTCGCCCGCGGCTTCGAGACCCTCGATTTCGAAGCGGCGATCGCGGAGGAGCCGAGCCGACTCGACGGGGAGTGGGCACGGATGGCCAATGACGCCTCGTACGACAGCCGCACGCTTCAGCACAACGCGTATCTGGCGCGGGGGCGCTACATCGAGCAGATCGAGCGCGTCGCCACTGCGGTCGGGCGCGAGCGGCTCCTGGTGGTCGACTCAGGTGACTTCTTCGCGACCCCGGAACCTGTATTCGAAGAGGTCCGAGAGTTCCTCGGGCTCGGTCCGGCGAACGGGATCCGGTTCGAGAGGCACAACTCGCGGCCACGCTCGACAATGGACGAGCACCTTCGCGCCGAGCTCCGCCGTTCGTTCGAGACATGGGACGCCCGCCTCGCCGAGTGGTGGGGACGTACGCCGTCATGGCGAAGGTAG
- a CDS encoding O-antigen ligase family protein, whose product MIRAVGSAPIDRLATDVDGRVTVTVDASGTRGRHRLSRGLRPGWQIGLLTAGVPIWWALGIMDLVLPVLAAPLAWQLRRRAVRVPPGFWLWMVFLVWVAASGAMLNYQVPDTIGSEGIGHYISFGVRLLQYLAVTVVLLYVGNATEKELPRARLIRWMAWLAVSTVALGVAAMLFPTFEFETLMTRLLPDALAAGGDTARLAQVQDIIGDPEPRPAAPFAYTNAWGNALSLCLIWAVMAWGVLGSLGKRVLLVCLLLIAAVPIVHSLNRAVWMGLMLALVYVVARLAMRGRLLVGFVSLLVASVAAVAFVVSPLSTLVSERLENPHSNDIRAALADASWDAAEASPIIGAGSTRLTVGSETSIAIGASPDCPKCGNRVIGSTGQFWLLLIAQGFVGAALYLGFLLRIAWFGRHDNSPLGIAATLVLLLQVFYAFFYSALTVPLTIAMISAGLLWRNDRLRRESLAERTPATVRTSRDADREVVQS is encoded by the coding sequence GTGATCCGGGCCGTCGGGTCTGCACCGATCGACCGCCTCGCGACCGATGTCGACGGGCGCGTCACCGTAACGGTTGACGCCTCCGGAACGCGAGGCCGCCACAGGCTCTCCCGCGGACTTCGGCCGGGTTGGCAGATCGGCCTGCTCACCGCCGGTGTCCCGATCTGGTGGGCACTCGGGATCATGGATCTCGTCCTTCCGGTGCTCGCCGCCCCGCTTGCCTGGCAGCTCCGTCGGCGCGCTGTTCGGGTCCCTCCGGGATTCTGGTTGTGGATGGTGTTCCTGGTCTGGGTCGCGGCGAGCGGCGCGATGCTGAACTATCAGGTGCCGGACACAATCGGGTCCGAGGGCATCGGTCACTACATCTCGTTCGGCGTACGACTGCTTCAGTACCTCGCCGTGACCGTCGTGCTGCTGTACGTCGGCAACGCCACCGAGAAGGAGCTCCCGCGGGCACGCCTGATCAGGTGGATGGCATGGCTCGCCGTTTCGACAGTCGCGCTCGGCGTCGCTGCGATGCTTTTCCCGACATTCGAGTTCGAGACGCTGATGACGCGGCTGCTCCCCGACGCACTCGCGGCCGGCGGAGACACCGCACGTCTTGCGCAGGTCCAAGACATCATCGGAGACCCTGAGCCGCGACCGGCCGCGCCGTTCGCGTACACGAACGCATGGGGCAACGCCCTGTCCCTGTGCCTGATCTGGGCCGTGATGGCCTGGGGAGTTCTGGGCAGCCTGGGCAAGCGCGTCCTGCTGGTCTGCCTCCTGCTCATCGCCGCCGTTCCGATCGTCCATTCCCTGAACCGCGCCGTGTGGATGGGATTGATGCTCGCACTCGTGTACGTCGTGGCCCGACTCGCAATGCGGGGGCGACTGCTCGTGGGGTTCGTCAGCCTGCTGGTCGCGTCGGTTGCCGCGGTGGCATTCGTCGTTTCACCGCTCAGCACGCTGGTGTCCGAACGGCTCGAGAACCCGCACAGCAACGACATCCGTGCCGCGTTGGCAGATGCGTCGTGGGACGCCGCGGAAGCATCGCCCATCATCGGAGCAGGGAGCACGAGGCTGACGGTCGGTAGCGAGACTTCGATCGCGATCGGGGCCAGTCCCGACTGCCCGAAGTGCGGAAACCGGGTGATCGGAAGCACCGGTCAGTTCTGGCTGCTCCTCATCGCACAAGGGTTCGTGGGGGCCGCGCTCTACCTCGGCTTCCTCCTACGGATTGCCTGGTTCGGTCGTCACGACAATTCGCCGCTCGGGATCGCGGCGACACTCGTGCTGCTTCTACAGGTGTTCTATGCGTTCTTCTACAGCGCATTGACCGTGCCGCTCACGATCGCGATGATCTCCGCGGGGCTCCTGTGGCGCAATGACCGGCTCCGACGCGAGTCGTTGGCTGAGCGGACACCCGCGACGGTTCGAACCTCCCGTGATGCGGACCGCGAGGTGGTCCAGTCATGA
- a CDS encoding beta-1,6-N-acetylglucosaminyltransferase codes for MSNGPVVVLALSHDSPGLLRLLADGVLRGSNSVFVVHHDPRGPALDLPTDDRVVRVPNPTHLRWGREDLGLAILDSLEFCLDRYAELSWVLVVSGRDQLCRPMRAIESTLAESSHDAYARWFAVPRRPDTPEHPWQVQCRKRYLQRVRLPGTHHSVPFVRRNPFDDGTGLFIGDAWVNLSGRALRHVIEQRHGLGDVERFLSRCTATDEALLPTLLHNGDTGLRIADTTRRFMRWTPGAAHPAVLRPADIPAVVASDAFFARKFDDLETAMELQSAYTDMGRAT; via the coding sequence ATGAGTAACGGTCCAGTAGTTGTCCTCGCCCTGAGCCATGACTCACCGGGGCTGCTGCGGCTGCTTGCCGACGGTGTCCTGCGTGGGAGCAACTCGGTATTCGTCGTCCACCACGATCCTCGCGGGCCCGCTCTTGATCTGCCGACCGATGACCGCGTGGTGAGGGTTCCGAACCCTACGCACTTGCGTTGGGGCCGTGAGGACCTAGGGCTCGCCATCCTCGACAGCCTCGAGTTCTGCCTCGACCGTTACGCCGAACTGTCATGGGTGTTGGTCGTATCGGGGCGAGACCAGCTGTGCCGGCCCATGCGTGCGATCGAGTCGACCCTTGCAGAGAGTTCGCACGATGCGTACGCACGATGGTTTGCGGTCCCGCGTCGTCCGGACACGCCGGAGCATCCCTGGCAGGTGCAGTGCAGGAAGCGATACCTACAGCGGGTACGCCTTCCGGGTACCCACCACTCAGTCCCCTTTGTCCGCCGGAATCCGTTCGATGACGGCACGGGCCTGTTCATCGGCGACGCGTGGGTAAACCTGAGTGGCAGGGCCCTGCGGCATGTGATCGAACAGCGACACGGTCTGGGCGACGTCGAGCGCTTCCTGTCACGGTGTACGGCAACCGACGAAGCACTGCTGCCCACCCTTCTGCACAACGGCGACACCGGTCTGCGCATCGCCGACACCACCCGCCGATTCATGCGCTGGACGCCTGGGGCCGCGCATCCCGCTGTCCTTCGTCCCGCGGATATACCGGCGGTCGTCGCGTCGGACGCATTCTTTGCGCGCAAGTTCGACGACCTAGAGACGGCAATGGAGTTGCAGTCCGCGTATACGGACATGGGGCGGGCGACGTGA
- a CDS encoding sulfotransferase family protein, giving the protein MALDVSHRLVFVGGLHRSGTTPLARAIGAHHSVSAFADTGVKEDEGQHLQNVYPPAREYGGAGRFALDPRAHLTEASPLVSTESADRLLEQWSSNWDDAAPVWLEKSPPNLIMTRFLQALFPEARFVVIMRHPLIVALSTSKWVGSRPLSDLMEHWLRAYELFREDARSVEHIQLVRYEELVADPSVVLGDVASFIGLDGSIPADSFDSARSDAYAERWRAMSESRLPWRSSTAQRLVATYADRVAAFGYDMGDLATTFDAARSATDDE; this is encoded by the coding sequence ATGGCCCTCGACGTCAGCCATCGCCTCGTATTCGTCGGCGGGTTGCACCGCAGCGGCACAACGCCGTTGGCGCGTGCCATCGGAGCACACCACTCGGTCAGTGCCTTTGCGGACACCGGGGTCAAGGAGGACGAAGGTCAGCACCTGCAGAACGTGTACCCGCCGGCGCGCGAGTACGGCGGCGCCGGGCGGTTCGCTCTCGACCCACGGGCACATCTGACCGAGGCCTCCCCGCTCGTGTCCACCGAGAGCGCCGACCGGCTCCTCGAGCAATGGTCGAGCAACTGGGACGATGCTGCCCCCGTTTGGCTCGAGAAGTCGCCGCCGAACCTGATCATGACCCGATTCCTCCAGGCGCTGTTCCCCGAAGCGCGATTCGTCGTGATCATGCGGCATCCGCTCATCGTGGCGCTGTCGACCAGCAAATGGGTCGGCTCCCGCCCGCTGTCGGACCTCATGGAGCACTGGCTCCGCGCGTACGAGCTGTTCCGCGAGGACGCACGGTCGGTCGAGCACATCCAGCTCGTCCGGTACGAGGAGCTCGTCGCCGATCCCTCCGTCGTACTCGGCGACGTCGCCTCGTTCATCGGCCTCGATGGGTCGATCCCGGCGGACTCGTTCGACTCGGCTCGCAGCGACGCGTACGCCGAGCGGTGGCGTGCGATGTCCGAGTCGAGACTGCCGTGGCGGTCGTCGACCGCCCAGCGACTGGTCGCCACGTACGCAGACAGGGTGGCGGCCTTCGGCTACGACATGGGGGACCTGGCAACCACGTTCGACGCCGCACGGAGTGCGACCGACGATGAGTAA
- a CDS encoding Wzz/FepE/Etk N-terminal domain-containing protein has protein sequence MHDPQYGNALEFGDYAAFVKRRWRWILCGLVLGLIIGAAYLQLAPKTYTSTSKVLVYATSSDTELTNGVTSEGINLDTEAQIVRSAAVADGAGDELDDDSSPAQLASNVTVTVPANTTVLEIAFSGSTPAEAQAGASAFADAYLDNRASVAQDAVDADVDRLRDRVDDLTGQLTDVTQQIRETVDASQRTVLRTRRIQLTAQLETLNTQLGPLEGTVQRPGTVIVDPPLPSSPTSPRPFLVMVSTALLGFLGALAAAILREKLDRRPHTTHDLERTYGLPVMSEVRVFDTVTGIVDAPLPEVRGLYHSIIAAYGGSTRSVLVCGPSDQSSADAIGATLAVLAAQTGTTTVHVREASRRDAAVRSEARDIDRRGALTRRDYATLGLVNAGELRHRRIRPVLDQLESDFDMAVLELPTGDPSFDLPLLGRYVDLVLIVVELDNTSRVEMEEVVDDVKKVGATDVVGVAVRRDRKRARKRGRNRPHVPLGTEPDPSESPVDEVDLDDVSASEPRADAPTATEPRAPHTKGKSKLLHRGA, from the coding sequence GTGCACGATCCGCAGTACGGAAACGCCTTGGAGTTCGGCGACTACGCCGCCTTCGTCAAACGACGGTGGCGGTGGATCCTCTGCGGTCTTGTTCTCGGCCTGATCATCGGTGCGGCGTACCTCCAGCTCGCGCCCAAGACGTACACGTCAACCTCGAAGGTTCTCGTGTACGCGACCTCGAGCGACACCGAGCTCACCAACGGCGTGACCAGCGAGGGTATCAACCTCGACACCGAGGCGCAGATCGTCCGATCGGCGGCGGTGGCCGACGGCGCGGGAGACGAGCTCGACGACGACTCCAGTCCGGCTCAACTCGCGTCGAACGTGACCGTGACCGTCCCGGCGAACACGACCGTTCTGGAGATCGCGTTCTCCGGATCGACGCCGGCGGAGGCACAGGCCGGCGCGTCCGCGTTTGCGGATGCGTACCTGGACAACCGCGCGAGCGTCGCGCAGGACGCAGTCGACGCCGATGTCGACCGACTGCGCGATCGTGTTGACGACCTGACCGGTCAGCTCACGGATGTCACCCAGCAGATTCGCGAGACGGTCGATGCGTCACAGCGGACGGTGCTCCGCACCCGGCGGATCCAACTGACGGCGCAGCTGGAGACCTTGAACACTCAGCTGGGCCCACTCGAGGGAACGGTTCAGCGGCCGGGCACCGTCATCGTCGATCCACCGCTGCCGAGCTCACCCACCTCACCGCGACCGTTCCTCGTGATGGTGAGCACGGCGTTGCTCGGCTTCCTCGGCGCGCTCGCGGCCGCCATCTTGCGGGAGAAGCTCGACCGGCGACCGCACACCACGCACGATCTGGAGCGCACGTACGGGCTGCCGGTGATGTCGGAGGTCCGGGTATTCGACACGGTCACCGGGATCGTCGACGCTCCGCTGCCCGAGGTGCGTGGCCTCTACCACTCGATCATCGCGGCGTACGGAGGCTCGACCCGCAGTGTCCTCGTGTGCGGACCGTCCGACCAATCGTCTGCCGATGCGATCGGTGCGACCCTCGCTGTGCTCGCGGCACAAACGGGTACGACCACCGTCCACGTCCGCGAGGCGTCCCGGCGTGACGCTGCCGTCCGTAGCGAGGCGCGCGACATCGACCGCCGAGGTGCACTGACCCGCAGGGACTACGCGACTCTCGGTCTGGTGAACGCGGGTGAGCTGCGGCACCGCCGTATTCGGCCGGTTCTCGATCAGCTCGAGTCCGACTTCGACATGGCGGTGCTCGAACTGCCAACGGGTGATCCGTCGTTCGATCTGCCGCTGCTCGGCCGATACGTCGATCTCGTGCTCATCGTCGTGGAGCTCGACAACACGAGCCGGGTCGAGATGGAGGAAGTCGTCGACGACGTGAAGAAGGTCGGCGCGACCGACGTCGTCGGAGTCGCGGTACGCCGGGATCGCAAGCGCGCGCGTAAGCGCGGCCGTAATCGGCCGCACGTGCCCCTCGGGACAGAACCGGATCCGTCCGAGTCCCCCGTGGATGAGGTGGACCTCGACGACGTAAGCGCCAGCGAGCCGCGCGCAGATGCCCCTACCGCCACGGAGCCCAGGGCGCCGCACACCAAAGGGAAGTCGAAACTCCTCCATCGGGGGGCCTGA
- a CDS encoding sugar transferase yields MPAGRTAEVAATGALAVLALGYARVPSVERACSWLPVRDLVLVGGATLLAMALSGAYPTSGLRSIAAVVGSAAAATALTVAVRRRLRRRQSALLVGDRLAVAQCIEHWAGRQELDIRGVCLVEAPHDASDRPSEVLGIPVVSTIDDAPEVATMLRVDQVVVAPGPLVTSYDVRRLGWSLERTRIRVGVTAEVHGAAPHRVRPRLVGRRVVLDVAPSVRPRLHRLVKATVDRVLGAVLLGVFAPLLGGLALVVRLDSRGPAMFRQVRAGRNGTPFTMYKLRTMCVDAEALLDDLIAQNEGAGPLFKMTSDPRVTRIGRFLRKTSLDELPQLINVVKGQMSLIGPRPSLLTEVASYDEWVARRLAVKPGMTGLWQVSGRSSLSWNDSVGLDLGYVDNWTPAGDLAIAMRTFKAVIHRDGAA; encoded by the coding sequence GTGCCCGCCGGCCGCACCGCCGAGGTTGCGGCCACCGGTGCCTTGGCCGTGCTCGCGCTCGGGTACGCCCGCGTCCCGTCCGTCGAGCGTGCGTGCTCATGGCTGCCGGTGCGCGACCTCGTGCTCGTCGGCGGCGCGACGCTGCTGGCGATGGCGCTGAGCGGCGCGTACCCGACGTCGGGCCTACGCTCGATCGCGGCCGTGGTCGGCTCGGCCGCGGCGGCGACCGCGCTGACGGTGGCCGTCCGTCGCCGATTGCGTCGTCGGCAGTCCGCGCTGCTCGTCGGTGACCGGCTCGCTGTCGCGCAGTGCATCGAGCACTGGGCGGGGCGGCAGGAGCTCGACATTCGCGGGGTGTGCCTGGTCGAGGCGCCGCACGATGCGAGCGATCGCCCGAGCGAGGTGCTCGGCATTCCCGTCGTCTCGACGATCGACGATGCCCCCGAGGTTGCGACGATGCTGCGCGTCGACCAGGTGGTTGTCGCACCCGGCCCGCTCGTGACGTCCTACGACGTACGCCGGCTCGGTTGGTCGCTGGAGCGTACGCGGATCCGGGTCGGTGTCACCGCGGAGGTGCACGGCGCGGCGCCGCATCGCGTACGCCCGCGGCTGGTCGGCCGCCGGGTCGTGCTCGACGTCGCGCCGAGCGTCCGACCGCGTCTGCACCGGCTGGTCAAGGCGACCGTCGACCGGGTACTCGGCGCCGTGCTGCTCGGTGTGTTCGCGCCGCTGCTCGGTGGGCTGGCGCTGGTGGTGCGCCTCGACTCGCGCGGCCCGGCGATGTTCCGCCAGGTACGCGCGGGGCGCAACGGCACGCCGTTCACGATGTACAAGCTACGTACGATGTGCGTCGACGCGGAGGCGCTCCTCGACGACCTGATCGCGCAGAACGAGGGGGCGGGCCCGCTGTTCAAGATGACCAGTGACCCGCGCGTGACCCGCATCGGCCGGTTCCTGCGCAAGACCTCGCTCGACGAGCTCCCGCAGCTGATCAACGTGGTCAAGGGTCAGATGTCGCTGATCGGCCCGCGCCCGAGCCTGCTGACCGAGGTGGCGAGCTACGACGAGTGGGTCGCGCGCCGCCTCGCCGTCAAACCGGGCATGACCGGGCTGTGGCAGGTCAGCGGACGCTCGAGCCTGAGCTGGAACGACAGCGTCGGCCTCGACCTCGGGTACGTCGACAACTGGACTCCCGCCGGCGATCTGGCGATCGCGATGCGGACGTTCAAGGCCGTGATCCACCGTGACGGCGCGGCGTGA
- the pth gene encoding aminoacyl-tRNA hydrolase, whose translation MSDVWLIVGLGNPGRTYAPTRHNVGYLVVDELLDRVGGSWRSHKSGRAEVVETRVGGIPGVRVVLMRARSYMNESGGPVSSVAKFYDVPGERIVAVHDELDIDFGRLRVKYAGGDNGHNGLRSMRQSLGTGDFYRVRFGVGRPPGRQPAADFVLRPFSSEERKTLPLEVDRAADATESVILRGLSATQSEFNS comes from the coding sequence ATGTCCGACGTCTGGTTGATCGTCGGGTTGGGCAACCCCGGTCGCACGTACGCGCCGACGCGGCACAACGTCGGGTATCTCGTCGTCGACGAGCTACTCGATCGCGTCGGCGGTTCGTGGCGCTCGCACAAGTCCGGCCGTGCCGAGGTGGTCGAGACGCGCGTCGGCGGCATCCCCGGCGTACGCGTCGTGCTGATGCGTGCGCGCTCGTACATGAACGAGTCGGGCGGGCCCGTCTCGTCGGTCGCGAAGTTCTACGACGTGCCCGGCGAACGGATCGTCGCCGTGCATGACGAGCTGGACATCGACTTCGGCCGGCTCCGGGTCAAGTACGCCGGCGGCGACAACGGCCACAACGGGCTGCGGTCGATGCGGCAGTCGCTCGGCACCGGCGACTTCTACCGGGTGCGCTTCGGCGTCGGTCGCCCGCCCGGTCGCCAGCCCGCGGCCGACTTCGTGCTCCGACCGTTCTCGAGCGAGGAACGAAAGACCCTTCCGCTCGAGGTCGACCGCGCTGCCGATGCGACCGAAAGCGTCATTCTGCGTGGGCTTTCGGCTACCCAAAGTGAGTTCAACTCATAA
- a CDS encoding 50S ribosomal protein L25/general stress protein Ctc: MAEIKIHAESRTEFGKGAARRIRRADRVPAVLYGHGTDPVHISLPGHDLMMALKNSNALLSIDIGGDNHLAIPKQVQRDPIKGFIEHADLLIVRSGEKVVVDIPVIVTGEVISGSLVVTEMNDVSVEAEATHLPESVEVSVEGLDAGAQIFASDLVLPSGSELQVDPEQLIVHVIAERTEEQVEAELAEAEEEAGIEHEEPELVDEEPAAEGDGSAE, encoded by the coding sequence GTGGCCGAGATCAAGATCCACGCCGAGTCGCGTACCGAGTTCGGCAAGGGTGCCGCGCGCCGCATCCGTCGCGCCGACCGCGTACCCGCCGTCCTGTATGGCCACGGCACCGATCCCGTGCACATCAGCCTGCCCGGGCATGACCTGATGATGGCCCTGAAGAACTCCAACGCGCTGCTGTCGATCGACATCGGCGGCGACAACCACCTCGCGATTCCCAAGCAGGTGCAGCGCGACCCGATCAAGGGCTTCATCGAGCACGCCGACCTGCTGATCGTCAGGAGCGGCGAGAAGGTCGTCGTCGACATCCCGGTCATCGTGACCGGCGAGGTGATCAGTGGCTCGCTCGTCGTGACCGAGATGAACGACGTCTCGGTCGAGGCCGAGGCGACGCACCTGCCCGAGTCGGTCGAGGTGTCGGTCGAGGGGCTCGACGCCGGTGCGCAGATCTTCGCGTCCGACCTCGTGCTGCCCAGCGGCTCCGAGCTGCAGGTCGACCCCGAGCAGCTCATCGTGCACGTCATCGCCGAGCGCACCGAGGAGCAGGTCGAGGCCGAGCTCGCCGAGGCCGAGGAAGAGGCCGGCATCGAGCACGAGGAGCCCGAGCTCGTCGACGAGGAGCCGGCCGCCGAGGGCGACGGGAGCGCCGAGTAG
- a CDS encoding HNH endonuclease signature motif containing protein, which produces MRAATLTDNVESKDGLDVALDARRHLAQTEAAQYDALLGYLADTAGTPLARAGGVNEWTRYGGSGTPSVSEYAACEVGPALGLSASGGRDLIADALDLTYRLPQLFACLHEGSVDAWRIRKVARKTRRFTIAQAGDADRRLAAANVDGTPLIARVGMGRVNQILDQIRIVEDPDDAENQRTENSARRSVSIWPDDGLARISGTLSLDDGKRLDQRLDQIVESLRFLGDNRPHGILRSVALGMLDEPDSLDDLYHHVQAARADQTDKTEPKPEPEPADQPGDGGSPERSHRGRRSGSRHTVLYVHFDRCWGTWSLEDVGAITRSEAAEILGHSHITVKPVIDLETTISATGYVAPPRLKEQLALTNAGTCTFPHCTRPARVADYDHIRNHADGGPTDSRNGHRLCRYHHRAKTFTAWTVQSPAPGIWLWQSPAGRTYLVTGGTTTKLPGRTTPTVQHRRKHDAA; this is translated from the coding sequence ATGAGGGCGGCCACACTCACCGATAACGTCGAGTCCAAGGACGGGCTCGACGTCGCGCTGGATGCGCGGCGCCACCTGGCGCAGACCGAGGCAGCGCAGTACGACGCCCTCCTCGGCTACCTCGCCGACACCGCAGGTACGCCCCTCGCACGGGCCGGTGGTGTCAATGAGTGGACCCGTTACGGCGGGTCGGGCACCCCGAGCGTGTCGGAGTACGCCGCGTGTGAGGTCGGCCCCGCACTGGGCTTGAGTGCGTCCGGTGGGCGGGACCTGATCGCCGACGCATTGGATCTCACCTACCGCCTCCCGCAACTGTTCGCCTGCCTGCACGAAGGTTCGGTGGATGCGTGGCGGATCCGGAAAGTCGCCCGCAAGACCCGGCGATTCACCATCGCCCAGGCCGGCGACGCCGACCGTCGGCTCGCCGCGGCGAATGTGGACGGGACGCCGTTGATCGCGCGAGTCGGCATGGGGCGGGTGAACCAGATCCTGGACCAGATCCGCATCGTCGAAGACCCCGACGACGCCGAAAACCAACGGACCGAGAACAGTGCTCGGCGGAGTGTGTCGATCTGGCCCGACGACGGACTCGCCCGCATCTCCGGCACCCTGTCGCTCGACGACGGCAAACGGCTCGACCAACGCCTCGACCAGATCGTCGAATCGCTCCGGTTCCTCGGCGACAACCGCCCTCACGGCATCCTCCGATCCGTCGCCCTCGGGATGTTGGACGAACCCGACTCCCTCGACGACCTCTACCACCACGTCCAGGCAGCCCGCGCCGACCAGACCGACAAGACCGAACCGAAGCCGGAGCCGGAGCCGGCCGACCAGCCTGGCGACGGCGGGTCGCCCGAACGGTCACATCGAGGGCGCCGCTCCGGCTCGCGGCACACCGTTCTGTACGTCCATTTCGACCGGTGCTGGGGCACCTGGTCACTCGAAGACGTCGGCGCCATCACAAGATCCGAAGCCGCCGAGATCCTCGGCCACTCCCACATCACCGTCAAACCCGTCATCGACCTCGAGACCACCATCTCGGCCACAGGCTACGTCGCACCACCACGATTGAAGGAACAACTCGCGCTGACGAACGCCGGCACCTGCACCTTCCCCCACTGCACCAGACCGGCCCGGGTCGCCGACTACGACCACATCCGCAACCACGCCGACGGCGGCCCGACCGACTCGAGAAACGGCCACCGACTATGTAGGTATCACCATCGCGCGAAAACCTTCACCGCATGGACCGTGCAATCACCCGCCCCCGGGATCTGGCTCTGGCAATCACCCGCCGGACGCACCTATCTGGTGACCGGCGGTACAACGACGAAACTCCCCGGCCGCACCACACCGACCGTCCAGCACAGGCGAAAACACGACGCCGCCTGA